The genomic region TGCGCGCTTCCCCGAGCTCGACGCGGCGCTCTGGAGCCCGGACCGCACCGAGTTGGGCGAGCATCTCGAGGTCGTGGTCAACGATGCCGTGCTGGGCGTCACGCACGGGCTTGACTCCCCGCTGAAGAACGGCGACCGCATCACGCTGCTCGGCCAGTTCATGGGCGGCTAGTGTCGAGCAGAGCCCTTTGCGGCCTGCTGGCCGCGGCCACGCTCGTTCTCGCCTTGCTCCTCGTCTGGTACTACCTGATGGGCGCCCCGCAGTACTCGCTCTACCGCTTCGCACTCGCGATCGACGCTCACGACGCGGCGGCGGCGGAGCGCTTCGTCGACGTCGACCGCGTCGCCCTTGCCGCCAGCGACGTGATCGTCGCGGAGTACCTCCGGTCGAATGCCAAGGCCGCGAACGCCATCGAGGGCCTCGGGCAGGGCGCGGCGCGCTCCGTGGCGGGGCAGGCGATGAAGCCCCTGGTGGCCGCCCGCGTGCGCAGCGAGATCCGGAAGATGGCCGAGACCGGCGGGCTGGGCCCCGGTGTTCTGGTGCTGCCTGCCGGCATGGTTGTGGCCTTCCGCGAGTTCGCCGTCGAGCGGAACGCGGCGGATGCCTGGCTGACCTACACGGACCCGCGCCGTGGACAGACCAGGTTCAGGATGAGCCAGCAGCCGGACCGCTCGTGGAGGATTACGGAGT from Candidatus Methylomirabilota bacterium harbors:
- a CDS encoding DUF2939 domain-containing protein, with product MSSRALCGLLAAATLVLALLLVWYYLMGAPQYSLYRFALAIDAHDAAAAERFVDVDRVALAASDVIVAEYLRSNAKAANAIEGLGQGAARSVAGQAMKPLVAARVRSEIRKMAETGGLGPGVLVLPAGMVVAFREFAVERNAADAWLTYTDPRRGQTRFRMSQQPDRSWRITEFDPAWVRHHLKDGSAG
- a CDS encoding MoaD/ThiS family protein — encoded protein: MAQVGSTPALSVTVEVTTWVTKHVGGDGSGSKVFTETFAPGETVRDVLRRCSARFPELDAALWSPDRTELGEHLEVVVNDAVLGVTHGLDSPLKNGDRITLLGQFMGG